GCTGCGATGTCGGCAAGCCGTGTGGTCACAGGATTGGACTGTACCGGTCGCATGTCAGGCTGCCCACCAGACCGTTGAATCAGCGGGCAGTTCGGTCGTCTCGGCGCCCGCCTCGACGTCCGCGCTCGCCAGCAGCACCGTGCCCGGCGTCGGCACCCGCACCGGGGCCGCGGTCAGGTTCACCGTGCAGACGAAGGAGCCCTGTTCGGTGTCGCGGCGGAAGGCCAGGACGCCCTCCGGGGCCGGCAGCCAGTCGATCCGGCGGCCCGCGCCGAGCGCCGGGTGGTCGCGGCGTACGGCGAGCGCGCTGCGGTAGAACTCCAGCGTGGAGGTGGGGTCGCCCTCCTGCGCCTCGACCGTGAGGTGCTTCCAGTCGGCAGGCTGCGGCAGCCAGCTCGGACCGCCCTCGACGGGACCGAAGCCGAACGGAGCGACCTCGCCCGACCACGGCAGCGGCACCCGGCAGCCGTCACGGGTGCCGTCCTGGCCCGCGCTGCGGAAGAACGCCGGGTCCTGGCGCACCTCGTCGGGCAGATCGACGACCTCGGGCAGGCCGAGCTCCTCGCCCTGGTAGAGGTACGCCGAGCCGGGCAGCGCCAGCATGAGCAGGGTCGCCGCCCGGGCCCGGCGCAGACCACGCGCCTCGTCCCCTTCCGCGAGGCGCGTGGAATGCCGTACGACATCGTGGTTGGACAGCACCCAGGTCGCGGGCGCGTGTACGGCGTTCATGGCGCCCAGCGAGCGGTCGATGACCTCGCGCAGGTCGGTCGCGTTCCAACCGGTGGTGAGATAGGTGAAGTTGAAGGCCTGGTGCAGCTCGTCCGGGCGCAGGTACAGGGCGCTGCGCTCGACGGTCGGCGTCCACGCCTCGGCGACGGCGATGCGCTCGCCCGCGTACTCCTCCAGGATGCGGCGCCAGCTGCGGTAGATCTCGTGTACGCCGTCCTGGTCGAAGTACGGCACGGCCTCGGTGCCCAGCAGCTTGACCTGCTCGTCGTGGCCGATGTCCGGCA
Above is a genomic segment from Streptomyces sp. R21 containing:
- a CDS encoding glycoside hydrolase family 13 protein, whose amino-acid sequence is MTQHVTDALPTDASSAASGRREWWRDAVIYQVYPRSFADGNGDGMGDLPGVRARLPYLKQLGVDAVWLSPFYASPQADAGYDVADYRAVDPMFGNLTDADDLVRDAHALGLRVIVDLVPNHCSDQHEWFKQALREGPGSPLRERFHFRAGKGDSGELPPNDWESIFGGPAWTRVADGDWYLHLFAPEQPDFNWEHPAVHDEFRSILRFWLDLGIDGFRIDVAHGLVKAAGLPDIGHDEQVKLLGTEAVPYFDQDGVHEIYRSWRRILEEYAGERIAVAEAWTPTVERSALYLRPDELHQAFNFTYLTTGWNATDLREVIDRSLGAMNAVHAPATWVLSNHDVVRHSTRLAEGDEARGLRRARAATLLMLALPGSAYLYQGEELGLPEVVDLPDEVRQDPAFFRSAGQDGTRDGCRVPLPWSGEVAPFGFGPVEGGPSWLPQPADWKHLTVEAQEGDPTSTLEFYRSALAVRRDHPALGAGRRIDWLPAPEGVLAFRRDTEQGSFVCTVNLTAAPVRVPTPGTVLLASADVEAGAETTELPADSTVWWAA